TCGGACGAAAATATCGCGCCAGCCGCCGGCCTGTGCCGACCTACGTGACTTCCACAGTATCCTCGCTGGAAATCCCCGGCTCGCCTAGCTCATTATACGGTGTCGCGCGATAATGAAAAATCCCCGGGAACGGCACCCTGTCGCGGAAAGGCAGAATCTCATCGGCATCCAAATTGTATTCCGTGATATACTCCCAAACCCCCGACCCATCCTGCTCGCGCTCTAACACACACCTCGGGCAGCCGATTATCTTCGTTAAGATGACCTCGACCGTTAGCGACAACCCCACAACCACACTCACCTTGAATAGCCCCATCGGCCCCGGGAAAGGCACGCCCTCCGGCGCCTCGGGTTCCTCTGGCTCCTCCGGCTCCGGATCGCCCGGCGTCCAGACCTCGCTGGAAGGCACAAAACCGAGAAGCCTTAAATTGGAATCGTCCTTACCCCATGTCATACGCGCGAGACGATAAACGAGCCGAAGATTATCAGTGTCAACCGAAAAAACCGTCTGTTTCGCCAAAAAAGCATCCGATTTTTCGTCTTTTTCCGTGATTGCCGCCTGCATAAAATCATACATATCGTTCGCAAGGGTGACCATATTATTCACGATAGTGTCCGAAACGACACGCTCGTCGAGCGCCACCACGAGAACATCGTGCGTCTTTTTCCACTGACCGATGGATTCGTGTAAATCGCCAAAAGTCCGGGGCGCTTCGCCTTCCACGCCATACCTATTTCTAATATCATCATCTTTTTGAACCCTGTCAATTATCGCAAGCAAAAGTCCCTTCGCCTCTGCATAAAGCTCCGCGGCCTCCGCGTGTTTTTCCTGCAAATGTTGATACGCTTCGTCCATTTCGCCGTCTTGAACGAGGGCGTTTTCGCGTAGATTTTCCCATGCCGCAGAAGCCCCTTGCGCCCACGTTAGAAGCGTTCCGCCTACGCCGATACTCACCGCGTGGGCGTCGATATTACCCGACAAAAGGACGAACCTCTCTGAGCGATCATTGTCGTCGTCGTGAAGAAAATTATTTCCTTTTAACATTTTAATGCTCCTTTTTTGACTTTTTTTGGAATAAACTTAGTTGCATGCGTCGAAAACTTGCTCGCATGTATCATTTACTTTAAGTGAACGGCGTCTGCGTCGAAGTTTTTAAGACATGGGACGAAGTATTTCTTAACAGAGTCAAAGTGTTCTATACACGGGAGCAAGTATTTCTTGACTGCGTCGAAGTGTTCTATACACGGGAGCAAGTTTATGACGTCTGCGCCGAGGTCCACGGGACATGCGTCGAAGTTTTCTACACCTGCGCCGAGGTTAACCCTTTGACTACATTGACTTTACGGCATTTTAGGTGAATTCACCCATTTCGCCCCGATTTCTCTTTTTCGATAGCCCTCCCTCATTCTAAATTATACATTATTAATTCTACATTATTTCCAAACCCGTTTCCGGGATAACATGAATTAACTCTATGTAAAGAACTCTATTTCTTCTTCTTCGCCTTCATCTTGCCCTTCTTCACTCTTCGGTCACTGAGCGAAGCCGAAAGATTGCTCCCTGAGCCTGTCGAAGGGCGTATTTCGACCCGTCGCGCTTGGCGTCCTGCCCCTTCTTCGTCAGGTCGTCACCTTTATAGGTCTTCTTCTTGGCGATGTTTAGACCTCTTTTTCAAGATAAATGGGTTTTTCAAAAAAGAAAGACATCTTATTATCTTCAATTTTAAATGAAAGAACCATAGAAGGATTTGCATAATATCCCACTGACCCCATTGCAAGAACTAATGAGTTATTAAAGACATCCCATCTAAAGTTGCCTCTTAAAAGAGACAAATCGCTAAATGCTTCGTTGGTTGTTACATTCCCTGTTTTATCTTCTTTGAAGACGATTGTTATTGGTATTCTAATCCATTCTCCACCAACATTGCCAGCTGAAAAATAAAAACCTTTCCATTCACCAACAATTTGGTTTTCATCTAATTCGTTAAGAGAAATAAGACTACACATTTTGGCCTCCTATAACTTAAGTTTTAATATTAGAAATGTTATGACTATACCTATCAGCGGCAAATGGAAAACCGTCACCGACCGATTCCATATCATCAGACATAAAGTGCAAGGAACATCATTCTTGAAACGTTCGTGATTCATATCGAAAGGTTTATAATCCGTTCTTATACCGTTGTGGCAATCAACAACCCGATCATATACCTTCCTGAAAAGCTTTTCTAAGCGAAGGTAATACGCGTCGAGAAACCAGAACCCAAAAGCTGGTATCAAAGGGACCAAGAAAACATGCCATGCTACAGATTCGCTTTGCGAGAAAATGAAGGCATAAAACGCTGTGATTAAGCCGATAGACCATCCTTTCATCTTGAACGAATTCGAGGCAAGTCGGTTAATCACGCCCTGGATTATTTCGAGGTGCTTTATTTCGATTTTGTTTTCCATTTTTTTCTACTGATGTTTATAAGGTTCTTTTCCTTTTAACCACCTGTTGAATTCGATGTATTCAGAAGGTGAATTGTTGACCCATAAATAAATGCTACCATTATCCCCTTTCTCGTAAGTTATATATGGATAAAGGCCAAGATATTCCTGTCCTCTGAATGATCCATTATCCTTTAAAATAGGCAAAATAGCTACACGGTTTTTTAAAGAATCGAAATAGCCAGTTTCCCACGGCATCCATTTTGATGTCTCAGAATTGACCGAGTGAACGTAAACAAGGCTTTTGCACTTAGCCATCCTATCACGAAGCATCTTTGCGTTTTCTTTTGAAATATTTCTTCCGTTGATTCGCGAAAAGGGGTCTTCAATCCAATCAACGTAAGTTGAAAAATCGTATCTATTTTCAAGTTCTTCTTTAAGTGCGATAACTTGCGCAGAATCACCCCGCGAATGACTTAGAAAAATATCATAACTACTCCGTGGCGAGCGTAATTCATCTTCTAATGATTTTTCTAAACTCGCAAGCTTAGTCATTCCCATGCTTTTTCTTATTGAACTTAAATAACTTTTCGTAAAAAACGCCATTTCTTCTCCTTGTTTGGTTATTTCACTCCCACGTTTCTTTCGATTTTCTCCGCAGCGCGCGGGTGGTTCCCATCAGG
The window above is part of the bacterium genome. Proteins encoded here:
- a CDS encoding toll/interleukin-1 receptor domain-containing protein, which codes for MAFFTKSYLSSIRKSMGMTKLASLEKSLEDELRSPRSSYDIFLSHSRGDSAQVIALKEELENRYDFSTYVDWIEDPFSRINGRNISKENAKMLRDRMAKCKSLVYVHSVNSETSKWMPWETGYFDSLKNRVAILPILKDNGSFRGQEYLGLYPYITYEKGDNGSIYLWVNNSPSEYIEFNRWLKGKEPYKHQ